One region of Dehalococcoidia bacterium genomic DNA includes:
- a CDS encoding YegP family protein → MAAKFELYKDKKGEFRWKLLATNGQIIAVGEGYTSKDSAKKGIESVKKNAPTAKIEEK, encoded by the coding sequence ATGGCTGCAAAATTCGAACTGTACAAGGACAAGAAAGGGGAATTCCGCTGGAAGCTGCTGGCGACCAACGGCCAAATCATCGCCGTGGGAGAGGGATACACCAGCAAGGACTCCGCCAAAAAGGGCATAGAGTCGGTTAAGAAAAACGCCCCTACAGCAAAGATTGAGGAAAAATAG
- a CDS encoding dodecin family protein, translated as MENTVAKVITVIGSSSKSFDDAVATAVAAASKRVKGVHVADVQKFYVHVEKGKVISYRARVRLAFEYNPKYKK; from the coding sequence ATGGAGAATACCGTCGCCAAGGTTATTACGGTAATCGGGTCCAGCTCCAAGTCGTTTGACGATGCTGTCGCGACAGCCGTCGCCGCGGCATCCAAAAGAGTGAAAGGTGTACATGTCGCCGACGTGCAGAAATTTTACGTGCATGTCGAAAAAGGCAAGGTCATCAGCTACCGCGCCAGGGTCAGGTTGGCCTTTGAATACAATCCAAAGTACAAGAAGTAG
- a CDS encoding dihydrodipicolinate reductase C-terminal domain-containing protein has protein sequence MRVGLFGFGRTGKSVATVLLQSKESHLCWVIRKSETLQHRSVPEFLGIESDEPGLIFPKDELPPSRLFDEHPIDVLIDFSSAEAILSYGGEAAKRGIAIVSAISEYPGTTIDFLKKLSQQTKVLWSPNITIGINFLMLAAKVLKSIAPYTDIEIIEEHFKAKKEVSGTSRIMARVLSLPEESIKTIRAGGIVGRHEILIGFPFQTIRLTHESISREAFGNGALFAAQHLIDRPIGLYSLEDLLIPYFNLK, from the coding sequence ATGAGGGTGGGTCTTTTCGGGTTTGGCAGAACAGGTAAGTCCGTTGCGACGGTATTGCTGCAAAGCAAGGAATCTCATCTTTGCTGGGTGATCAGAAAGTCAGAAACGCTACAGCATCGGTCAGTCCCGGAGTTTTTAGGTATTGAATCGGATGAACCCGGATTAATTTTCCCCAAAGATGAATTGCCGCCGTCGCGGCTTTTCGATGAACATCCCATAGATGTATTGATCGACTTTTCTTCTGCAGAAGCCATATTGTCTTACGGCGGTGAAGCGGCTAAAAGAGGAATTGCTATAGTCAGCGCGATATCAGAGTATCCCGGCACGACAATTGATTTCCTAAAGAAATTATCGCAGCAAACGAAGGTGCTCTGGTCTCCCAACATTACTATCGGTATCAATTTCTTGATGCTGGCGGCTAAAGTCCTGAAAAGTATTGCCCCTTATACGGATATCGAGATTATCGAAGAACATTTCAAAGCTAAAAAGGAGGTTTCCGGCACATCCAGAATTATGGCCAGAGTATTATCTTTGCCGGAAGAGTCAATTAAAACGATCAGGGCAGGCGGCATTGTCGGCAGGCATGAGATTCTCATCGGGTTTCCATTTCAGACTATACGCTTAACTCATGAATCAATATCGAGAGAGGCGTTCGGCAACGGTGCGCTGTTTGCTGCGCAACATCTCATTGATAGGCCGATCGGATTGTATTCTCTGGAGGATCTGTTGATACCGTATTTTAACCTGAAGTAA
- a CDS encoding AMP-binding protein, which translates to MTNDPYAGKFWRKSFDPHVKTHFDYPGHKMFHDLFLEAVSEVPDITAVNYMGKEITFRQIDALSNRFAAFLIKQGLEPGDVVGVYSLNLPAYYIAIPAISKAGCVLTGVSPLLTPRELEYQLNDSGAKLLLALDVFWGNISQVTDKVKLKTIALTGFSDFLPDAQPLKLPESSIPVVRFTDIMQEYPADPVNVRVKGEDPLLMQYTGGTTGPSKGAVLTHNNVVRHMIQWGNYVDAVKGQERILCPFPLFHQAGLFLGLFCLVWATPQVAIPNPRDYDFIIKCIKEYKPSVLTAVPTIYLELMKKPEFRALDFSGIWGCIAGAAPFPVEYLKEFEDIVGKDKFSEVYGMTETCPLIAANPRYGKRKFGSVGLPVGDTEVKIVDPATNEPVPIGEPGELAVRGPQVMKGYHNKPEETANAFRDGWFHTGDICRMDDEGYIYIVDRLKDMVIVSGYKVFTRELDDIIMEHPDVALAASIGVPDPNRPGNETVASAIVLKEGVEKSEAEKEKIREFIRAREAPYKVPKIIVFYDSLPTSAVGKILKRKLREMLKAG; encoded by the coding sequence ATGACGAATGATCCTTACGCCGGAAAATTCTGGAGGAAGTCCTTCGATCCGCACGTGAAAACCCACTTCGATTATCCCGGGCATAAAATGTTCCATGACCTCTTCCTGGAGGCAGTAAGCGAGGTGCCGGATATCACGGCGGTCAATTACATGGGGAAGGAGATTACTTTCCGGCAGATCGACGCGTTATCCAATCGTTTCGCCGCTTTTCTCATCAAGCAGGGGTTGGAGCCGGGCGACGTTGTGGGGGTGTATTCGCTCAACCTGCCGGCTTACTACATCGCCATCCCCGCCATCTCGAAGGCCGGCTGCGTTCTGACCGGCGTCAGCCCGCTGCTGACGCCCAGGGAGCTTGAGTACCAGCTCAACGACTCGGGCGCGAAGTTACTGCTGGCGCTGGATGTTTTCTGGGGCAACATCAGCCAGGTTACCGATAAGGTCAAGCTGAAGACCATTGCGCTGACCGGCTTCAGCGACTTTCTGCCTGATGCGCAGCCGCTTAAATTGCCCGAGTCATCCATACCCGTAGTCAGGTTCACCGATATCATGCAGGAGTACCCCGCCGATCCCGTAAATGTCAGGGTCAAGGGGGAAGACCCGCTGCTGATGCAGTATACCGGCGGCACCACCGGTCCCTCCAAGGGCGCGGTGCTGACCCACAACAACGTGGTACGCCATATGATCCAGTGGGGCAACTACGTCGATGCGGTCAAGGGACAGGAGCGCATCCTGTGCCCCTTCCCGCTCTTCCACCAGGCGGGCCTCTTCCTGGGGCTGTTCTGTCTGGTGTGGGCCACACCGCAGGTCGCCATACCCAACCCGCGCGATTACGACTTTATCATTAAATGTATCAAGGAATACAAGCCCAGCGTGCTGACGGCCGTGCCAACTATCTATCTCGAGCTGATGAAGAAGCCGGAGTTCCGCGCGCTGGATTTCTCGGGCATCTGGGGCTGCATTGCCGGCGCGGCGCCATTCCCCGTGGAGTACCTAAAGGAGTTCGAGGATATCGTGGGCAAGGACAAGTTCAGTGAGGTCTACGGCATGACCGAAACCTGTCCCCTCATAGCGGCTAATCCCCGCTACGGCAAGCGCAAATTCGGCTCAGTCGGCCTGCCGGTCGGCGATACCGAGGTCAAAATCGTCGATCCCGCCACTAATGAGCCGGTCCCCATCGGCGAGCCCGGCGAGCTGGCTGTGCGCGGTCCGCAGGTGATGAAGGGGTACCACAACAAGCCTGAGGAGACGGCCAACGCCTTCAGGGACGGCTGGTTCCACACCGGCGACATCTGCCGCATGGACGACGAGGGCTATATCTACATCGTGGACCGCCTCAAAGATATGGTCATCGTCTCCGGCTACAAGGTGTTTACGCGGGAACTTGATGACATAATCATGGAGCACCCCGACGTTGCGCTGGCCGCCTCCATCGGCGTCCCCGACCCCAACCGTCCCGGAAACGAGACGGTGGCCTCAGCCATTGTGCTCAAGGAGGGCGTCGAGAAGAGCGAGGCCGAGAAGGAGAAGATTCGGGAGTTCATCCGAGCGCGTGAAGCCCCCTACAAGGTGCCGAAGATAATCGTTTTCTACGACAGCCTGCCCACCAGCGCCGTGGGAAAGATACTGAAACGCAAGCTGCGCGAGATGCTGAAGGCCGGCTGA
- a CDS encoding clostripain-related cysteine peptidase, with protein MSDTQGGQAKRRVFGERRRRPDSAPPGGRERAGTPQRREYPTGGTPTGGFGTGGGYDSGGGLDTGGGLGGLLGGLAGLFGTGGVNSGSNRAGGSGCLTGKTGCLMMLLVIGAVVLIAFLMFSGVCSIPAGMDEFSDQSSLLDQSALQDSSMSTQALSLTPATSGQKWLVMLYQDADDRILEKDIYIDLNEAEKIGSSGLVKIVAQIDRYNGAYSGDGNWTGTKRFLISRDDNLGRLRSQEIADLGEMNMSSGQTLIDFATWAIKTYPSDKYVLILSDHGMGWPGGWSDPNPRSSGDQSTPLGSRLGDLIYLNELDGALGQIRANSGVDRFELIGLDACLMGQLEVFTALEPHARYAVASEEVEPSLGWAYTSIFKKLVENPNISGADLGRTIVASYIDDDQRISDSSARADLLGEGSALSGLFGGSYDVSSQGLAREMGRDSTLSAVDLSKVGQINSSLNQLAFTFQNTNQQAMAGGRTYAQSFTSIFGSQVPPSYIDLGNFLQIVKQKSNNAQVNQAADAVLAAISQAVIAEKHGADVPGATGIAIYFPNSQLYQSSVAGARSYTAIASRFAGQSLWDDFLAYHYTGRKFTLTDTRPIVPVGVSVKSPAAGGISISKITVSSAQADPRNPVMLSADIGGDNIGYIYLFAGYYDPQSNSIFIADEDYIESPDTRLVKGIYYPDWGKGEFTLDFKWEPIIFAVDDGTNRVYCRFKPESYGRNFAEAVYTVDGTYTFADSGEQCLATLYFSDGALRRVLGFTGQREAGAPREITSTTGDKFTVTESWLELDSGGNVTNTVYQEGGTLTFGRQPLTWKTLDAAPGDYMVGFVVEDLDGNSQLSLTQITVQ; from the coding sequence ATGTCGGACACTCAGGGTGGACAGGCAAAGCGCAGGGTTTTCGGAGAACGCAGGAGGAGGCCTGATTCGGCGCCGCCCGGCGGACGTGAGCGGGCGGGAACGCCGCAGCGGCGCGAATACCCGACAGGAGGCACTCCTACAGGCGGATTTGGCACGGGCGGCGGCTATGATTCCGGCGGCGGTCTTGATACCGGCGGCGGGCTGGGCGGCCTGTTAGGGGGATTGGCCGGTTTATTCGGCACGGGAGGCGTGAACAGCGGCTCGAACCGGGCAGGCGGCAGCGGTTGCCTGACGGGGAAAACAGGCTGCCTGATGATGCTTCTCGTCATCGGCGCGGTAGTGTTAATCGCATTCCTCATGTTCTCAGGCGTTTGCAGCATACCTGCCGGTATGGACGAGTTCTCAGACCAGTCCTCACTGCTTGATCAGTCGGCGCTGCAGGACAGCAGCATGTCCACTCAGGCGCTTTCCCTCACACCGGCCACCAGCGGCCAGAAATGGCTGGTCATGCTCTACCAGGACGCCGACGACAGGATACTGGAAAAGGACATCTACATCGATTTGAACGAGGCCGAAAAAATCGGCTCGTCGGGCCTGGTCAAGATCGTGGCGCAGATAGACCGTTATAACGGGGCCTACAGCGGCGACGGCAACTGGACAGGCACCAAGCGCTTTTTAATCAGCAGGGATGATAACCTCGGCAGGCTGCGCTCACAGGAGATCGCGGACCTGGGCGAGATGAACATGTCCTCGGGGCAGACTTTAATCGATTTCGCTACCTGGGCCATAAAAACGTATCCATCCGATAAATATGTGCTCATCCTCTCCGACCACGGCATGGGTTGGCCGGGCGGCTGGAGCGATCCCAATCCCAGGAGCAGCGGAGACCAGAGCACACCGCTGGGATCCCGCCTGGGCGACCTGATTTACCTGAACGAGCTTGACGGCGCGCTGGGACAGATCCGCGCCAATAGCGGTGTAGATAGGTTCGAGCTGATCGGCCTGGACGCCTGCCTGATGGGACAGCTCGAGGTCTTCACGGCGCTTGAGCCGCATGCCCGCTACGCGGTCGCCTCCGAGGAGGTCGAACCATCTTTAGGCTGGGCATACACCAGCATTTTTAAAAAGCTGGTTGAAAATCCCAACATATCCGGCGCCGACCTCGGCCGCACCATAGTGGCAAGCTATATCGATGACGACCAGCGCATCTCCGACAGCAGCGCCCGCGCGGACCTTCTGGGCGAGGGCTCGGCTTTATCAGGCCTGTTCGGAGGATCATATGACGTATCTTCACAGGGGCTTGCGCGCGAGATGGGGCGCGACTCGACGCTGAGCGCGGTGGACCTGTCGAAGGTCGGCCAGATCAACAGCAGCCTGAACCAGCTTGCCTTCACTTTTCAAAACACCAACCAGCAGGCGATGGCGGGAGGACGCACCTATGCCCAGAGCTTCACCAGCATTTTCGGCAGCCAGGTACCGCCCTCTTATATCGACCTGGGCAATTTCCTGCAGATAGTCAAACAGAAAAGTAATAACGCCCAGGTCAACCAGGCGGCCGATGCAGTGCTGGCCGCCATCAGCCAGGCGGTCATCGCCGAGAAACACGGCGCCGACGTACCGGGAGCAACGGGAATCGCGATTTACTTCCCCAACTCGCAGCTTTACCAGAGCTCAGTCGCGGGCGCCCGGTCATATACCGCCATCGCCAGCCGCTTCGCCGGCCAATCGCTGTGGGACGATTTCCTGGCCTATCACTATACCGGACGCAAGTTCACGCTGACAGACACCCGCCCAATCGTACCGGTTGGAGTATCCGTGAAGTCCCCGGCCGCAGGCGGGATCAGTATATCGAAGATAACCGTCTCCAGCGCTCAGGCTGATCCGCGTAACCCTGTCATGTTGAGCGCCGACATAGGTGGCGACAACATCGGATATATTTATCTGTTTGCCGGCTACTACGACCCTCAGAGCAATTCTATCTTTATTGCGGACGAAGACTACATCGAAAGCCCGGATACCCGCCTGGTAAAGGGCATCTATTACCCGGACTGGGGCAAGGGCGAATTCACCCTGGATTTCAAATGGGAACCGATCATTTTCGCCGTAGATGACGGGACCAACCGTGTGTATTGCCGGTTCAAACCCGAAAGTTACGGACGCAACTTTGCCGAAGCTGTCTACACGGTGGACGGCACCTACACCTTCGCCGATAGCGGTGAGCAATGCCTGGCTACACTGTATTTCAGCGACGGCGCGCTGCGCAGGGTGCTGGGTTTTACAGGGCAGAGAGAGGCCGGTGCTCCGCGTGAGATCACGTCCACTACGGGCGATAAATTCACCGTCACTGAAAGCTGGCTGGAACTGGACAGCGGCGGCAACGTGACCAACACAGTCTACCAGGAGGGAGGCACACTGACCTTCGGCAGGCAGCCGCTTACCTGGAAGACGCTGGATGCCGCACCCGGCGATTACATGGTCGGTTTTGTCGTGGAAGACCTGGACGGCAACAGCCAGCTATCGCTGACGCAGATAACCGTTCAGTAA